The following DNA comes from Flavisolibacter ginsenosidimutans.
GCTTGTTGCCGTGCCGGTTCTTGCATGGATTCATTATTCTTCGCTGCGAAAGAAAAAGAGCAGTTTCACCGTTTCATCGGCACAGCATTTTAAGCACCGCACGGCAAAAAATTATTTGATCAACCTTCCGTTTTGGCTGCGCTTGCTGGCGCTTGCTTGCCTGCTGCTTGCGTTGGCCCGTCCGCAAATTCGCGACGTGCAAAGCCGTAACAAAGGCGAGGGCATTGACATCATGCTTTGCCTGGACGTAAGTACCAGCATGTTGTCGCGTGACTTCTCGCCCAACCGCATCGAAGCCGCTAAAGAAGTGGCCATTGATTTTGTGAACAGCCGTCCCGTTGACCGCATTGGCCTTGTAGCTTTTTCGGGTGAGAGTTATACCCTGTCGCCGCTCACCACCAATCACGATCTTATTCTTCAGCAAATAAAAAGTTTGCGCTGTGGCATGTTGCAGGACGGAACGCTGATTGGCGAAGGCCTGGCAAAATCGGTGGAACGTTTGTCCTCCGTTGGCGCAAAAAGCAAGGTGGTGATTTTGATGACCGACGGAAAAGAAGAGCCGCCAAAAACCCGCATCATTGATCCGTTGATGGCTTTGCAAATTGCGAAAGCAAAAGGGGTAAGAGTTTACACCGTAGGCATGGCCGGCACGCCGGAACAACAACGTGCCAATGCCGGTGTGTTGGGCACGACCTCCAACCTTGATGACGCCTTGCTGCAACGCATTGCGCAGGAAACCGGGGGCGCTTATTTTAAAGCAAGAGATAAAGAAACGCTGCAAGTCATTTATTCGCAAATTGACCGCCTGGAAAAATCAAGCTTCGAACGCATCACCAAAACACGGGTAGAAGAGCAATACTTTTATCTGTTGATAGCGGCCCTGTTCTTTCTACTTTTGGAAGCGCTTTTGCGGTACACGTACTTGCGCACATTTCCTTAATGAAGTCAAAAGTAAAAAGCCAAAATTCAAAAACATGCCTCTGAACATCGCGTTTATTTTTACTTTTTACTTTTGAATTTTAATTCTCATGACCGGCATTGTTTACAAATCCACAGGCAGTTGGTACAGCGTCAAAGGCGATGACGGCAAGTTTTACAATGCCCGCATTAAAGGCGTGTTCAAGATTGACGACATCACCTCCACCAATCCTATTGCCGTTGGTGATGCGGTGGAATTTGAAACTGAGAACGAAGGCGAAGCCTCGGTCATTATCACCAAAATTGGCGACCGCAAAAATTACGTGGCGCGACAATCGCCAAGAGCGAAACACGCACACCATATCGTTGCGGCCAATCTTGATCAATCGCTTATGCTGGCAACGATAAAAGAGCCGCGAACCTCGCAGGGCTTTATTGATCGCTTCCTTGTTGCCTGCGAAATGTACCACGTGCCGGCGATTGTTGTCTTCAACAAAACCGATGTTTATAAAGAGAAGGATTGGAAGGAATTTGAACGCCTGAAAACAATCTACGAGGCCGTCGGCTACAAGGCCTTTGCCATGAGTTTGAAAGAACGCAAAGGCCTGGACGAAATAAAAGAAACGCTCAAGGAAAAAACAACACTGATCAGCGGGCACAGCGGCGTAGGCAAATCATCGTTTATCAACGCTGTCATTCCAGACAGCAAAATAAAAACACAGGACGTAAGCGGCTGGAGCGGCAAGGGACAACACACCACCACCTTTGCCGAGATGTACGATCTTCCCTTCGACGGCAAGCTAATTGATACACCCGGTATGCGGGAGTTTGGTTTGGTTGACGTGAAGAAGGAAGAACTGTCAGGCTATTTTCCCGAGATGAGGGCAAGATTAAACGATTGCCAGTTCAATAATTGCCAGCACATTAATGAACCCGGTTGCGCCATTAAACAGGCGGTGATTGACGGCGAGATTGACGAAGACCGGTATGTGAGTTATGTGAACATTTTGGAATCATTAAAAGACCATGAGTGGTAAGTTTTTGTTCACTTCTTGGGCGTGAAATGCGGTGCTGCTTTTGCGGTGTAACGGTTAAACGACAAGAAGATAATAGCGAAGAAATGATGACAGGCGAAAGCAATAACAGGTAAACAAGCGAACAATGTTGATACACATTCATCCCGATAATCCGCAAGACCGCCTCATCAAACAAGTCGCGGAGATTTTAAAAAGCGGTGGCGTCATTGTTTATCCAACCGATACCATCTACGGGCTTGGCTGCGACATCACACAGCACAAAGCCGTAGAGCGCATTTGCCGCATCAAAGGCGTTGATCCGCAAAAGGCCAACCTCTCTTTTGTTTGCTACGACTTAAGCGATTTAAGCCATTACGCCAAACAACTTGACACATCGGTTTACCGTACACTCAAGCAATACTTGCCCGGGCCTTATACCTTCATTCTCGAAGCCAGCCGGCAAGTGCCGAAAATTTTAAAAACAAAAAAAGACACCGTGGGCATTCGCGTGCCCGACAACAACATTGCAAGAGCAATTGTGCAAGAATTAGGCAATCCCATTTTAAGCGCCACGCTTCCCGGCGAATACGTGGAAGAATACACCGACCCCGATCTCATTCACGACAGATTTGAAAAGCTCGTTGACCTGGTGATTGACGGGGGCATCGGTGGCATGGTGCCTTCCACCGTTATCAGTTTTGTAAGCGGCGAAGCCGAAGTAATAAGAGAAGGCGCGGGAGAAGTAATGTGAAAGTAGATGTCAGATGAGGGATGACGGATGACTGTGTTTTTGCAATAAGAGTCTTCCTTCATCAACCTTCCGTCATCTGACATCTGTCATCCGTCATCCTCCTTACATTTGTTCAAAACCTTTTATGGGCTTCATTATAAAAATTCTGGCTGTTGCCGTAGCGGTATATTTAACCGCCCACCTCTTACCCGGCGTTGTGCTACGCGATGTGCAAACAGCGGTTATCGTTGCGCTGGTACTCGCGGTGTTTAATGCTATCGTCAAACCGGTTCTT
Coding sequences within:
- a CDS encoding vWA domain-containing protein — its product is MLYNYFQNISFAYPWLLPLLVAVPVLAWIHYSSLRKKKSSFTVSSAQHFKHRTAKNYLINLPFWLRLLALACLLLALARPQIRDVQSRNKGEGIDIMLCLDVSTSMLSRDFSPNRIEAAKEVAIDFVNSRPVDRIGLVAFSGESYTLSPLTTNHDLILQQIKSLRCGMLQDGTLIGEGLAKSVERLSSVGAKSKVVILMTDGKEEPPKTRIIDPLMALQIAKAKGVRVYTVGMAGTPEQQRANAGVLGTTSNLDDALLQRIAQETGGAYFKARDKETLQVIYSQIDRLEKSSFERITKTRVEEQYFYLLIAALFFLLLEALLRYTYLRTFP
- a CDS encoding L-threonylcarbamoyladenylate synthase is translated as MLIHIHPDNPQDRLIKQVAEILKSGGVIVYPTDTIYGLGCDITQHKAVERICRIKGVDPQKANLSFVCYDLSDLSHYAKQLDTSVYRTLKQYLPGPYTFILEASRQVPKILKTKKDTVGIRVPDNNIARAIVQELGNPILSATLPGEYVEEYTDPDLIHDRFEKLVDLVIDGGIGGMVPSTVISFVSGEAEVIREGAGEVM
- the rsgA gene encoding ribosome small subunit-dependent GTPase A, with product MTGIVYKSTGSWYSVKGDDGKFYNARIKGVFKIDDITSTNPIAVGDAVEFETENEGEASVIITKIGDRKNYVARQSPRAKHAHHIVAANLDQSLMLATIKEPRTSQGFIDRFLVACEMYHVPAIVVFNKTDVYKEKDWKEFERLKTIYEAVGYKAFAMSLKERKGLDEIKETLKEKTTLISGHSGVGKSSFINAVIPDSKIKTQDVSGWSGKGQHTTTFAEMYDLPFDGKLIDTPGMREFGLVDVKKEELSGYFPEMRARLNDCQFNNCQHINEPGCAIKQAVIDGEIDEDRYVSYVNILESLKDHEW